One Solanum lycopersicum chromosome 4, SLM_r2.1 DNA window includes the following coding sequences:
- the LOC138348036 gene encoding uncharacterized protein yields MAQSQQKSYVDVIRRDLDFGMDDWVYLKILPMKGLMRFGKKSKLDPRYVYPYKILRHTGNVAHKLDLPDDLALVHPILNVSLFKKCVGDPIYIISLESLGIKESLSYEQVMVETYE; encoded by the coding sequence ATGGCTCAAAGTCAACAAAAGTCCTATGTCGATGTTATAAGAAGGGATTTGGATTTTGGGATGGATGATTGGgtttacttgaaaattttaccAATGAAAGGTTtaatgaggtttggaaagaaatCAAAGCTTGATCCCCGATATGTATACCCATATAAGATTTTGAGGCACACTGGAAATGTTGCTCATAAACTTGATTTGCCAGATGATTTAGCATTGGTGCATCCAATTTTGAATGTCTCTTTGTTTAAGAAATGTGTTGGTGatccaatatatattatatcattgGAGAGTCTTGGTATAAAGGAGAGCCTTTCTTATGAACAAGTTATGGTTGAGACTTAcgaataa
- the LOC109120032 gene encoding zinc finger BED domain-containing protein RICESLEEPER 2-like, which translates to MFGKEAPILENGVRDYMELLFGEYVKSLSKDKGSQHSSSLSSSSFENSSSLLSSSGSVVQSIGFLGTFMDDLMKHKAENTTTVKTELQKYLAEENEVEIKNFNILSWWKINSPRFPVLAEMARDVLAIPISSVASECAFSTGGRILDSFRSSLTPKLVQTLVCLQDWIRSESRPISVEEDIDVLEQLEQDLANTSILDY; encoded by the exons ATGTTTGGCAAAGAAGCTCCAATTTTAGAGAATGGAGTTAGAGATTACATGGAGTTGTTGTTTGGTGAATATGTAAAGTCCCTTTCTAAAGATAAAGGTAGTCAACACTCTTCATCTTTATCTAGTTCTTCATTTGAAAATTCCAGTTCACTACTTTCAAGTTCAGGCAGTGTTGTCCAATCGATTGGATTTTTAGGGACATTCATGGATGATCTAATGAAACATAAAGCTGAAAATACAACAACTGTCAAAACAGAATTGCAAAAATATCTTGCTGAAGAAAATGAAGTTGAAATCAAGAACTTCAACATCTTGTCTTGGTGGAAAATAAACTCACCCAGATTTCCTGTTCTTGCTGAGATGGCTCGGGATGTGCTAGCTATTCCCATTTCAAGTGTGGCATCCGAGTGTGCGTTTAGTACTGGTGGACGTATCTTGGATTCATTTAGGAGTTCATTAACTCCTAAATTAGTGCAAACACTAGTGTGCCTTCAAGATTGGATAAGAAGTGAATCAAGACCTATAAGTGTTGAGGAAGATATAGATGTCCTCGAACAGCTTGAACAAG ATTTGGCTAATACTAGCATTCTGGATTATTAA